A single region of the Branchiostoma lanceolatum isolate klBraLanc5 chromosome 1, klBraLanc5.hap2, whole genome shotgun sequence genome encodes:
- the LOC136425865 gene encoding zinc finger protein 93-like, translated as MEDPRSIYGQHETKHTGEKPYMCGECGYRAAQRSALSRHVRIHTGEKPYKCDLCDYSAAQKSSLDHHHVTKHTSEKSYVCEVCGYKTAKISHLSRHVRIHTGEKPYKCDQCDYSAAQKSSLDHHQLTKHTSEKSYVCEVCGYKTAKISHLSRHVRIHTRKKPYKCDLCDYSAAQKSSLDHHHVTKHTSEKSYVCEVCGYKTAKISHLSRHVRIHTGEKPYKCDQCDYSAAQKSSLDHHHLTKHTSEKSYVCEVCGYKRAKISHLSRHVRIHTRKKPYKCDLCDYSAAQKSSLDHHHVTKHTCEKPYVCEVCGYKTAKISHLSRHVRIHTGEKPYKCDQCDYSAAQKSSLDHHHLTKHTSVEHRILDHIRPSPVLRCPTATSTANPSLPPCLAVRLEVFRCSLPAYRRIAPPTDPAGPSNLPACCPLTHPASQPRLPCPGHLCLPSLKPEPPAATCADHAAVSLPHHAACQAVNPPARTEEPSTLPPRAATACDLPRPPCLPATVSRPRCSRAGPSQTSDRRSLAEPRAADRRLPTPA; from the exons ATGGAAGATCCCCGCAGCATCTATGGACAACACGAAACAAAACATACTGGggaaaaaccttacatgtgtggggagtgtggatacagagcaGCTCAAAGGTCAGCCCTTTCCCgacatgtgagaatccatactggagaaaaaccctacaagtgtgacctgtgcgaTTATTCTGCAGCGCAGAAATCCAGCTTGGACCATCACCATGTCactaaacacactagtgagaaatCCTACGtatgtgaggtgtgtggatacaagacagctaaaatctctcacctatccagacacgtgagaattcatacaggtgaaaaaccctataaatgtgaccagtgtgactattctgcagcacaaaaAAGCAGCTTGGACCATCACCAGCTTactaaacacactagtgagaaatCCTACGtatgtgaggtgtgtggatacaagacagctaaaatcTCTCACCTATCCAGACACGTGAGAATCCATACAAGgaaaaaaccctacaagtgtgacctgtgcgaTTATTCTGCAGCGCAGAAATCCAGCTTGGACCATCACCATGTCactaaacacactagtgagaaatCCTACGtatgtgaggtgtgtggatacaagacagctaaaatctctcacctatccagacacgtgagaattcatacaggtgaaaaaccctataaatgtgaccagtgtgactattctgcagcacaaaaAAGCAGCTTGGACCATCACCATCTTactaaacacactagtgagaaatCCTACGtatgtgaggtgtgtggatacaagagAGCTAAAATCTCTCACCTATCCAGACACGTGAGAATCCATACAAGgaaaaaaccctacaagtgtgacctgtgcgaTTATTCTGCAGCGCAGAAATCCAGCTTGGACCATCACCATGTCACTAAACACACTTgtgagaaaccctacgtatgtgaggtgtgtggatacaagacagctaaaatctctcacctatccagacacgtgagaattcatacaggtgaaaaaccctataaatgtgaccagtgtgactattctgcagcacaaaaAAGCAGCTTGGACCATCACCATCTTACTAAACACACTAGTGTAGAGCATAGGATCttagaccacata AGACCGTCGCCCGTGCTGCGTTGCCCGACTGCCACGTCGACCGCCAACCCCAGCCTGCCGCCGTGCTTAGCCGTTCGTTTAGAGGTCTTTAGATGTAGTCTGCCCGCCTACCGCCGCATCGCACCGCCAACAGACCCAGCTGGACCGTCCAACTTGCCCGCATGCTGTCCTCTAACCCACCCAGCCAGCCAACCACGCCTGCCATGTCCCGGCCATCTCTGCCTGCCGTCGCTGAAGCCAGAGCCGCCGGCCGCCACGTGTGCAGACCACGCTGCCGTCTCCCTGCCCCACCATGCCGCCTGTCAAGCAGTCAACCCACCCGCCCGGACTGAGGAGCCATCGACGCTGCCACCCCGTGCCGCAACTGCCTGCGACCTTCCACGGCCACCCTGCCTGCCTGCGACCGTCAGCCGGCCACGCTGCAGCCGCGCCGGCCCGTCCCAGACCTCGGACCGTAGAAGCCTCGCTGAGCCTCGCGCCGCCGATCGTCGACTGCCGACCCCAGCATGA